The Streptomyces sp. NBC_00775 genome includes the window CGCTCGCCACGCAGGCCGAGGCCGAGGGCTTCGAGGTGCTGATCGTCACCGGTGACCGTGACTCCTTCCAGCTGGTCTCCGAGCACACGACGGTGCTGTATCCGACGAAGGGCGTCTCGGAGCTGACCCGGTTCACTCCTGAGAAGGTCGTCGAGAAGTACGGGCTGACGCCGGCGCAGTACCCGGACTTCGCGGCGCTGCGCGGCGACCCGTCCGACAACCTGCCGGGCATCCCGGGTGTCGGTGAGAAGACGGCCGCGAAGTGGATCAACCAGTTCGGTTCGTTCGCGGAGCTGGTCGAGCGCGTCGACGAGGTCAAGGGCAAGGCCGGGCAGAACCTCCGCGACCACCTGGAGGCGGTGAAGCTCAACCGCCGTCTCACGGAGATGGTGAAGGACGTCGAGCTGCCCAGGACGGTCCCGGACCTGGAGCGCGCGGCGTACGACCGTACGGCTGTCGCGATGGTCCTGGACACCCTGGAGATCCGGAACCCCTCACTGCGCGAGCGTCTCTTCGCCGTCGACCCGGGCGCCGAGGAGGCCGAGGCGACGGCGCCGGCCGCCGCGGGCGTGGAGCTGGACGGCACAGTGCTGGGCGCGGGCGAGCTGAAGCCATGGCTCGCCGAGCACGGGAAGACGGTCCTGGGTGTGGCCACGGTCGACTCGTGGGCGCTGGGCACGGGCTCCGTCGCCGAGGTCGCGCTCGCCGCCGCCGACGGGGCGGCCGCCTGGTTCGACCCCACGCAGCTGGACGAGGCCGATGACACCTCGTTCGAGAAGTGGCTCGCCGACCCCGAGAAGCCCAAGGTCATGCACAACGCCAAGGGCGCGATGCGGGTCTTCGCCGAGCACGGCTGGAGCATCGAGGGCGTGTCCATGGACACCGCGCTCGCCGCCTACCTGGTGAAGCCCGGGCGTCGCTCCTTCGCGCTGGACGCCCTGTCGTTGGAGTACCTCGGCCGGGAGCTGGGTCCGGCCGCCGCGGCCGACGGACAGCTCGCCTTCGGTACGGATGAGCAGGCCGAGGCCGACGCGCTGATGGCGCAGGCCCGCACGATCCTCGACCTGGGCGAGGCGTTCGGCGAGAAGCTGACGGAGGTCGGCGCGGCCGACCTGCTGCGTGACATGGAACTGCCCACGTCCACGCTGCTGGCCCGCCTGGAGCGGTACGGCATCGCGGCGGACAAGGCCCACCTGGAGGCCATGGAGCAGATGTTCGCGGGCGCCGTGCAGCAGGCCGTGAAGGAGGCGCACGCGGCGGCCGGGCACGAGTTCAACCTGGGCTCGCCCAAGCAGCTCCAGGAAGTCCTCTTCGGCGAGCTGGCCCTGCCCAAGACGAAGAAGACGAAGACGGGCTACACGACGGACGCGGACGCACTGGCGTGGCTCGCGACGCAGACCGAGAACGAACTGCCGGTGATCATGCTCCGGCACCGCGAGCAGGCGAAGCTGCGTTCCACGGTCGAGGGCCTGATCAAGACGATCGCCGCGGACGGCCGCATCCACACCACGTTCAACCAGACGGTGGCGGCGACCGGCCGGCTCTCCTCCACGGACCCGAACCTGCAGAACATCCCGGTCCGCACGGACGAGGGCCGCGCGATCCGCCGCGGCTTCGTGGTCGGCGAGGGCTTCGAGTCGTTGATGACCGCGGACTACAGCCAGATCGAACTCCGTGTGATGGCCCATCTGTCCGAGGACGAGGGCCTGTTGGAGGCGTTCACCTCGGGCGAGGACCTGCACACCACGGTGGCCTCCCAGGTCTTCTCGGTCGAGCGTTCCGCGGTGGACGCGGAGATGCGCCGCAAGATCAAGGCGATGTCCTACGGCCTGGCGTACGGGCTGTCGGCCTTCGGCCTCTCCCAGCAGCTGAACATCGACGCGGGTGAGGCCCGTGCACTGATGGACACCTACTTCGAGCGGTTCGGAGGCGTACGGGACTATCTGCGCCGCGCGGTCGACGAGGCGAGGGCGACGGGCTACACGGCGACCCTCTTCGGACGTCGCCGCTACCTGCCGGACCTCAACAGCGACAACCGGCAGCGCCGCGAGGCGGCCGAGCGCATGGCCCTCAACGCCCCCATCCAGGGCACCGCCGCCGACATCGTCAAGATCGCCATGCTGAACGTGGACAAGGCGCTCCGCGAGGCGAACCTCAAGTCGCGCATGCTCCTCCAGGTCCACGACGAAATCGTCCTGGAAATCGCCCCGGGCGAGCGCACCACAACCGAGAACCTCCTCCGCCACGAAATGGCCTCCGCCGTCCACCTCCGGGCTCCCCTGGACGTATCCATCGGCTCGGGCCCGGACTGGGAGTCGGCAGCGCACTAGCCTCCGGCGGGCGGCGGGTGCGGTCACCTGGGTTGTGGGTTGCGGGTTGCGGGCCCAGAGCCTCGGGCCTACGGGGTGCGGGCCCTCGGCTCATGAGCGCCGAGGCCACAGTCCCCGGCCTCACGGCCGGCGGATGTGGGCTGCGGCCCCAGGCCCCAGGCCCCGGGGCTTACGGGGGCGGTCCTCCAGCTCATGGGCGACCTTGGCCCACGGGCTTGCGGTTCTGCGGGTGGTGGGTGTGGGCCGCGGTCCCCGGGGCTGTGGACCCTGGGCCCGCCCCGAACCCCGGGCCCAACGGCCCAACGGCCCAACGGCCCAACGGGCCAAGGGTCCCCGGCTCGCGGACGCCGAGCCCACAGACCTCGGCTCCCGGGCCGGGGTCCTGCGGGCCGCAGGCCTGCGTGGCTTCGGCGCGGCGGGCCTACCGGCGGGCGGCAAGTCGGCGGCCTCCGCCCGGCACATTCAAGGGCCCGGCACCGCGAGGTGCCGGGCCCTTGAATGCCCGTCGCAATGGCGAGAAGGCGACACGACGCTGTTCGACGGTGCCGAACCGGCCGAATGCCCGCCCGGGCCGCCCGTAGGGCAAGCCCGAACCCCGGCCGCGCCGCGAAGACAAGGCAAGGCAAGGCACTCCACGGCAGCCGGAGACACGGCTTCGTCGTACCCCGTCCGGCTTCCCGAGGGAACCGCCCCCCGGAGGGAACCGCCCCCCGGAGGGAACCGCCCCCCGGAGGGAACCGCCCCCCGGAGGGAACCGCCCACCCCCCCGGGAGGGACCCGCTCAACCACCGGCAGGGTCTCCGTCCAACCCCGGAAGCGACTCCGCCGAACCCCCGGAGTGACCCGCCGAACCCCCGGAGGGACCGTCACCCGCGTGGCCCCCGCAAAAGCGCCCCCCGCCCGGCCGGGCCGTAAGGATGCGGGCATGGGTATACGCATGCTCCACTGCCGCACGGCCATAGCCACGGCCGTCGTCGTCGCGGCCACAGCTGTCGTCTCGGCGCTGCTCGCGCCGATACCCGCGGTCGCCGCGGAAGCCAGCACCGCGCAGGTGCCCGCGGCCTGCCGCTCCACCAGTGACCCCGACCTCGCCGCCCGGATGTCCCGCGACATCCGGGCGGCGCTGTCGTCACGCCAGGGCACCGTCTCCGTGGCGGTGCACGATGACGACACCGGCCTGACCTGCGACCTCGCGAGCGAACGGCAGTACGACTCGGCAAGCGTCGCCAAGGTCACGATCATGGAGGGCACTCTGCGCCGGGCGGAGGAGCTCGGCCGCAAACTCACCGACTGGGAACTGGCCAACATCCGCCCCATGATCACCAAGTCGGACAACACCTCCGCCCTGCGCCTGTGGAACGACCTCGGCCACGCCTACCTGAACCGCCTCCTGGCCCGTGTCGGGACGACGGGCACCCTCCTCGGCCCGGACGGCTACTGGGGCCTGACCCAGATCACGGCCGCCGACCAGATGCGGCTGCTGGACGTCCTCACCAACGCCCGCTCGTTCCTGAAGACCCGCGCCTACGGCCTGAAGCTGATGAGCGAGGTCCGCAGCGACCAGCGCTGGGGCGTGCCCTCCGGCATGCCCAGCGGCCTCACGGCCCATGTGAAGAACGGCTGGCTGCCCCGGGCTACGCACGGCTGGCGCGTGCACAGCGTCGGCGCGTTCACGGGTACCAACCGCACCTACCGCATCGTCGTCCTGTCGCACGACAACCCGACGATGGCGTACGGCGTCCGCACCATCGAGCGCATCGCGCAGGCCGTGCACCGCGGCCTCAACCAGGGCCGCGGCCGGATCCAGAGCCCCACCCCGGAGGGCGCGATCAGCGAGAAGTCGGACGGCTCGGCTCCGTACGAGCTGCTGCCGGGCTGGGACGAGCCGGAGCCGGACGCCACACCCTGACGCCCACGGCGTACAGCCCGAGGCCGAGCACCAGGCCCGCACCCCCGCCGAAACACAACGCCGGGATCAACTCCCAGGGCTTCGCGCTGGAGCCCCAGTAGGCCCACCAGCGCGAAGCCCGCTGCACCGCGGCCACCAGCGCGCAGCACCCGAGAACGGCACCCGCCAGCCACCGGTCGGAAGCGGACAGCGCCGGCACCCCCACCGGTTCGCCGGAGGGGGTGCGGCGCAGCGCGATCACCACGAAGGTCACGATGACGACGGCCGCCACCGCCGAACTGCCGTACTGCGCGTACCAGAACAGCGGTTCTCCCCCGGCGTCCCGGCCCAGCGCCGGGATCAGCCGTACCCCCCACCGGTCGTGGTGCGTGAACGCGTCCCACACGACATGCGTCAGCGCGCCGAGCGCCGCGGAGACGTACCACCACAACGCCGTCGACGGACTGGGGCGTCGACGTGCCGCCCCGCAGCGCAGCAGCCGCGCGGGGCGCCCCTGCCGGGCCGGCGACAGCAGCGCCACCAGTGGCTCGCGCAGCACCAGCCAGGCGCCCACGAGCGTCCACGCGACGAGCACGTCGAACGTGAAGACACCCGTGAACGAGTGCGTGAAGGTGCCGAACTCCATCGCCCCGGGCAGCACGCTCGCCGCGTAGTAGGTCATGTCGGGAGCGAACGAACCGGCCACGAGGACGGCGGGAACCAGCCGTCCGCGCCCGCTTCCGTCACCGCGCACGGCGGGCAGCACGGCCGCCGCATGGCTGAGGGTGAAGGGCAAGTCGTCCCCCTACGGCTGGTTCTGGGCGGCCGGCTCGGGCCGGTGATCACTGACGCCCAGTATGAGTGACCTGTGAAATCATGCGAGCCGGCCTCTCGGGGCCGGCGTTCCGCGCACCATCACACATGGCCAACCGGTGAATATCGGGCGCGAACGGGTGCCCGCGCAACGGAAGTTGTCGTAGGGTCACCTGGGTCACCGCGCCGGGGAGCGCGGTCGAACACCGGCAACACAGGCACGAAGAAGCGGTCGTCCACGGGAGGGGCTCACTCAATGGCGGCGCATTTCGGCAGGAGGCTGCGCAAGGGGGCGGCAACCACCGCCGTGGCCGCGGCCGCGGTCGCGGCCCTGTCCGCGTCCCAGGCCCCGGGAGTGATCACCGACGACCACGGCAGACAGACCACCGGCGCCGATGCCACACCGGACGCGAGCGGCGACGACACCGCCAGCGGCAACTCGCGCTACTACACGGACCTTCCGCCGCTCGACAGCCCCAGCCCGTCACCGACCACAGGCACGCCCGTCGTCACGGGTGAAGCCGAGGCGGGCATACCCGCGACCGTCCTAGACGCCTACAAGAAGGCCGAGGCATCGCTGCGCGAGTCCAAGCCGGGCTGCAACCTGCCCTGGCAGCTCCTCGCCGCCATCGGCAAGGTCGAGTCCGGCCAGGCCCGCGGCGGCCGCGTCGACGCGAGCGGTACGACGTACTCGCCGATCCTCGGCCCGGTCCTCAACGGCAACGGCTTCGCGAACATCAGCGACACCGACAACGGCGCGTACGACGGCGACTCCACGCACGACCGCGCGGTGGGGCCGATGCAGTTCATCCCCTCCACCTGGGCGTGGGCGGGCCGCGACGGCAACGGCGACGGCAAGAAGGACCCCAACAACGTCTACGACGCGGCGCTCGCGGCCGGTCACTACCTCTGCCGGTTCGACCACGACATGTCGGTCCAGTCGCAGATGAACGCCTCGATCCTCAGCTACAACAACTCGACGGCGTACCTCAACACGGTCCTGTCGTGGCTGGAGTACTACCGCAAGGGCACCCACGAGGTGCCGGACGGCACCGGCACGCTGCCCTCGCACAGCAGCGACGACACCTCCGGCGCGAACCCCAGCCCGT containing:
- the polA gene encoding DNA polymerase I, whose translation is MAETASKKTEKTAGAGRPRLMLMDGHSLAYRAFFALPAENFTTATGQPTNAIYGFASMLANTLRDEAPTHFAVAFDVSRKTWRSEEFTEYKANRSKTPDEFKGQVELIGELLDAMHAQRFAVDGFEADDIIATLATQAEAEGFEVLIVTGDRDSFQLVSEHTTVLYPTKGVSELTRFTPEKVVEKYGLTPAQYPDFAALRGDPSDNLPGIPGVGEKTAAKWINQFGSFAELVERVDEVKGKAGQNLRDHLEAVKLNRRLTEMVKDVELPRTVPDLERAAYDRTAVAMVLDTLEIRNPSLRERLFAVDPGAEEAEATAPAAAGVELDGTVLGAGELKPWLAEHGKTVLGVATVDSWALGTGSVAEVALAAADGAAAWFDPTQLDEADDTSFEKWLADPEKPKVMHNAKGAMRVFAEHGWSIEGVSMDTALAAYLVKPGRRSFALDALSLEYLGRELGPAAAADGQLAFGTDEQAEADALMAQARTILDLGEAFGEKLTEVGAADLLRDMELPTSTLLARLERYGIAADKAHLEAMEQMFAGAVQQAVKEAHAAAGHEFNLGSPKQLQEVLFGELALPKTKKTKTGYTTDADALAWLATQTENELPVIMLRHREQAKLRSTVEGLIKTIAADGRIHTTFNQTVAATGRLSSTDPNLQNIPVRTDEGRAIRRGFVVGEGFESLMTADYSQIELRVMAHLSEDEGLLEAFTSGEDLHTTVASQVFSVERSAVDAEMRRKIKAMSYGLAYGLSAFGLSQQLNIDAGEARALMDTYFERFGGVRDYLRRAVDEARATGYTATLFGRRRYLPDLNSDNRQRREAAERMALNAPIQGTAADIVKIAMLNVDKALREANLKSRMLLQVHDEIVLEIAPGERTTTENLLRHEMASAVHLRAPLDVSIGSGPDWESAAH
- a CDS encoding serine hydrolase; this translates as MGIRMLHCRTAIATAVVVAATAVVSALLAPIPAVAAEASTAQVPAACRSTSDPDLAARMSRDIRAALSSRQGTVSVAVHDDDTGLTCDLASERQYDSASVAKVTIMEGTLRRAEELGRKLTDWELANIRPMITKSDNTSALRLWNDLGHAYLNRLLARVGTTGTLLGPDGYWGLTQITAADQMRLLDVLTNARSFLKTRAYGLKLMSEVRSDQRWGVPSGMPSGLTAHVKNGWLPRATHGWRVHSVGAFTGTNRTYRIVVLSHDNPTMAYGVRTIERIAQAVHRGLNQGRGRIQSPTPEGAISEKSDGSAPYELLPGWDEPEPDATP
- a CDS encoding DUF4184 family protein; translation: MPFTLSHAAAVLPAVRGDGSGRGRLVPAVLVAGSFAPDMTYYAASVLPGAMEFGTFTHSFTGVFTFDVLVAWTLVGAWLVLREPLVALLSPARQGRPARLLRCGAARRRPSPSTALWWYVSAALGALTHVVWDAFTHHDRWGVRLIPALGRDAGGEPLFWYAQYGSSAVAAVVIVTFVVIALRRTPSGEPVGVPALSASDRWLAGAVLGCCALVAAVQRASRWWAYWGSSAKPWELIPALCFGGGAGLVLGLGLYAVGVRVWRPAPARPSPAAARTEPSRPTSR
- a CDS encoding lytic transglycosylase domain-containing protein, producing MAAHFGRRLRKGAATTAVAAAAVAALSASQAPGVITDDHGRQTTGADATPDASGDDTASGNSRYYTDLPPLDSPSPSPTTGTPVVTGEAEAGIPATVLDAYKKAEASLRESKPGCNLPWQLLAAIGKVESGQARGGRVDASGTTYSPILGPVLNGNGFANISDTDNGAYDGDSTHDRAVGPMQFIPSTWAWAGRDGNGDGKKDPNNVYDAALAAGHYLCRFDHDMSVQSQMNASILSYNNSTAYLNTVLSWLEYYRKGTHEVPDGTGTLPSHSSDDTSGANPSPSSPSTPSPSTPSTTTPSTSEPGTTEPSDGGSTSPSPSPSTPASPSPSPSTPTPTETVDHLDDAGTGKLTATAGDTFAERIAVRTETDADKAVAKVRVRFTIVGDDTDATFTGGETVATVVTNRLGMASAPALVAGEKTGDFTVRATVVGRVMAGLDYTATVTPRQADTLTRTSDTELTCVPSGEFADQVEVKATYNGAVAGKVAATATLVKSADDATENDKGPYFKDADGKTVRTLTDLTTDADGVLKLPKLYADDTTGTFLLRINTTGGATLTVELKVAAAAS